A single genomic interval of Streptomyces showdoensis harbors:
- a CDS encoding aldehyde dehydrogenase family protein — protein sequence MSSVPSLFTELAHQYIDGEWKPGSGSWDIIDFNPYTGEKLASITVASAAEVDHAYRAAERAQAEWAETNPYTRRLVFERALRIVEDREDELAGAIVAELGGTRLKAAFELHLAKEFLREAIQLALRPEGRILPSPVDGKENRVYRLPVGVVGVISPFNFPFLLSIKSVAPALALGNAVVLKPHQNTPICGGTLVAKVLEEAGLPAGLLNVVVTDIAEIGDALLTHPVPQVISFTGSDRVGRHVATVCAQNFKHAVLELGGNSALIVLDDADLDYAVDAAVFSRFVHQGQVCMAANRILVDRAVEAEFTEKFVAKVKTLRVGDPADPGTHIGPLINSQQAEAVSALVDQTVEAGATALLRGSVEGNVVSPSVLAGIPADAPVLNQEIFGPVALIVAFDGEDEAVRIANDTPYGLSGAVHTGDIERGVRVAKRIHTGMIHINDGTVHDEPIVPFGGEKHSGIGRLNGEAMIEAFTTQKWISIQYGRSRFPF from the coding sequence ATGTCGTCTGTCCCGTCCCTCTTCACCGAGCTGGCCCACCAGTACATCGACGGCGAGTGGAAGCCGGGCAGCGGCTCGTGGGACATCATCGACTTCAACCCCTACACCGGGGAGAAGCTGGCCTCGATCACCGTGGCCAGCGCCGCCGAGGTCGACCACGCCTACCGGGCCGCCGAGCGGGCCCAGGCGGAGTGGGCGGAGACCAATCCGTACACCCGCCGGCTCGTCTTCGAGCGCGCGCTGCGGATCGTCGAGGACCGCGAGGACGAGCTCGCCGGGGCGATCGTCGCCGAGCTCGGCGGCACCCGCCTGAAGGCCGCCTTCGAGCTGCACCTGGCCAAGGAGTTCCTGCGCGAGGCGATCCAGCTGGCGCTGCGCCCCGAGGGCCGCATCCTGCCCTCGCCGGTGGACGGCAAGGAGAACCGCGTCTACCGCCTGCCGGTCGGCGTCGTCGGCGTCATCTCGCCGTTCAACTTCCCCTTCCTGCTGTCGATCAAGTCGGTCGCCCCGGCCCTCGCGCTCGGCAACGCCGTGGTCCTCAAGCCGCACCAGAACACCCCGATCTGCGGCGGCACCCTGGTCGCCAAGGTCCTGGAGGAGGCCGGTCTGCCGGCCGGTCTGCTCAACGTGGTCGTCACCGACATCGCCGAGATCGGCGACGCCCTGCTGACCCACCCGGTCCCGCAGGTCATCTCCTTCACCGGCTCCGACCGGGTCGGCCGCCACGTCGCCACCGTCTGCGCCCAGAACTTCAAGCACGCCGTGCTCGAACTCGGCGGCAACAGCGCGCTGATCGTCCTGGACGACGCCGACCTCGACTACGCGGTGGACGCGGCCGTCTTCAGCCGCTTCGTGCACCAGGGCCAGGTCTGCATGGCCGCCAACCGCATCCTGGTGGACCGCGCCGTGGAGGCGGAGTTCACCGAGAAGTTCGTGGCGAAGGTGAAGACCCTGCGGGTCGGCGACCCGGCCGACCCCGGCACTCACATCGGCCCGCTGATCAACTCCCAGCAGGCGGAGGCCGTCTCGGCGCTCGTCGACCAGACCGTCGAGGCCGGTGCGACCGCCCTGCTGCGCGGCTCGGTCGAGGGCAACGTCGTCTCGCCGTCCGTCCTCGCCGGGATCCCCGCCGACGCGCCGGTCCTCAACCAGGAGATCTTCGGCCCGGTGGCCCTGATCGTCGCCTTCGACGGCGAGGACGAGGCCGTACGGATCGCCAACGACACCCCGTACGGGCTCAGCGGCGCCGTCCACACGGGTGACATCGAGCGGGGCGTGCGGGTCGCCAAGCGCATCCACACCGGCATGATCCACATCAACGACGGCACCGTGCACGACGAGCCGATCGTCCCCTTCGGCGGCGAGAAGCACTCGGGCATCGGCCGGCTCAACGGCGAGGCGATGATCGAGGCCTTCACCACGCAGAAGTGGATCTCGATCCAGTACGGCCGCAGCCGCTTCCCGTTCTAG
- a CDS encoding DinB family protein, producing the protein MVALVPTEAPGDERGAFLNFIETQRQAVVRASYGLTEEQAASRPSVSELSLSGLIKHCAEVELNWLRLAQGRPNERQRSEETWGEAFRLVDGETIPEVVAFWQGVAKETEEFVRSVPSLDDTFPLPPAPWFPVDGRVSVRWMLLHLVQEIGRHAGHADIVRESLDGKGSFELIDLEKRTS; encoded by the coding sequence ATGGTTGCCCTGGTTCCCACGGAGGCCCCCGGCGACGAGCGCGGAGCGTTCCTCAACTTCATCGAGACGCAGCGCCAGGCGGTCGTCCGGGCCTCGTACGGCCTCACCGAGGAGCAGGCGGCGAGCCGCCCCAGCGTCAGCGAGCTCAGCCTCTCGGGCCTGATCAAGCACTGCGCCGAGGTCGAGCTCAACTGGCTGCGGCTGGCCCAGGGGCGCCCGAACGAGCGGCAGCGCAGCGAGGAGACCTGGGGCGAGGCCTTCCGGCTCGTCGACGGCGAGACGATCCCGGAGGTCGTGGCCTTCTGGCAGGGCGTGGCCAAGGAGACCGAGGAGTTCGTCCGGAGCGTGCCCAGCCTGGACGACACCTTCCCGCTGCCGCCCGCGCCCTGGTTCCCGGTGGACGGCCGGGTCAGCGTCCGCTGGATGCTGCTGCACCTGGTCCAGGAGATCGGCCGGCACGCGGGGCACGCGGACATCGTCCGGGAGTCCCTGGACGGCAAGGGCTCCTTCGAGCTGATCGACCTGGAGAAGCGGACTTCCTAG
- a CDS encoding PadR family transcriptional regulator encodes MSAIRLLVLGAVKQHGRAHGYQVRNDLEYWGAHEWSHAKPGSIYHALKQMAKQGLLRADEIAPSTAGGPPRVEYEITEAGREEYLRLLRAAVSTYDQDMDVLSAGIGFIVDLPRAEALELLRERLRALDAWRTAVTEYYTPEGGPEQLGHIGEIMHLWVHSADAGRVWTLGLIDRIEGGAYVFAGEGDPFVGVLAEGEENPFAE; translated from the coding sequence ATGTCAGCAATCCGCCTTCTCGTCCTGGGCGCGGTCAAGCAGCACGGCCGCGCCCACGGCTACCAGGTGCGCAACGACCTGGAGTACTGGGGCGCGCACGAGTGGTCCCACGCCAAGCCCGGCTCGATCTACCACGCGCTCAAGCAGATGGCGAAGCAGGGACTGCTGCGCGCCGACGAGATCGCGCCCAGCACGGCGGGCGGCCCGCCGCGGGTCGAGTACGAGATCACGGAGGCGGGCCGCGAGGAGTACCTGCGGCTGCTGCGCGCGGCGGTGTCGACGTACGACCAGGACATGGACGTGCTGTCGGCGGGCATCGGCTTCATCGTGGACCTGCCGCGGGCCGAGGCGCTGGAGCTGCTGCGGGAACGGCTGCGGGCCCTGGACGCCTGGCGGACGGCGGTGACGGAGTACTACACCCCCGAGGGAGGGCCGGAGCAGCTCGGCCACATCGGGGAGATCATGCACCTCTGGGTCCACTCGGCGGACGCGGGCCGGGTGTGGACGCTCGGCCTGATCGACCGGATCGAGGGCGGGGCGTACGTGTTCGCGGGGGAGGGCGACCCCTTCGTCGGCGTGCTGGCGGAGGGCGAGGAGAACCCGTTCGCGGAGTGA
- a CDS encoding ATP-binding cassette domain-containing protein, whose product MSVEDVVLVEGARKRYGDKHALDGLDLAVRRGTVHGLLGPNGAGKTTTVRVLATLLRHDEGRVRVAGFDVRERAREVRRRIGLLGQHAALDEELSGRQNLEMFARLHHLGARRSGQRADELLERFGLADTGPKAVRKYSGGMRRRLDLAASLITEPEVLFLDEPTTGLDPRGRAEVWDSVRSLVGGGTTVLLTTQYLEEADQLADRISVVDRGRVVADGTPDELKTRAGRDRIDVVVRDGARLDEAVRLLPFGPRDAEVDRDRRRISAPVRDRMASLAETVRALEAAGIEAEDVALRRPTLDEVFLHLTGPGAERTEETEVAA is encoded by the coding sequence ATGTCAGTGGAGGACGTGGTCCTCGTCGAGGGCGCACGGAAGCGGTACGGCGACAAGCACGCCCTGGACGGCCTCGACCTGGCCGTCCGGCGGGGCACGGTGCACGGCCTGCTGGGCCCCAACGGAGCGGGCAAGACCACGACCGTACGGGTGCTGGCCACCCTGCTGCGGCACGACGAGGGCCGGGTGCGGGTGGCGGGCTTCGACGTGCGGGAGCGGGCCCGCGAGGTCCGGCGGCGGATCGGGCTGCTGGGCCAGCACGCGGCCCTCGACGAGGAGCTGTCCGGGCGCCAGAACCTGGAGATGTTCGCCCGCCTGCACCACCTGGGCGCGCGCCGCTCCGGACAGCGGGCGGACGAGCTCCTGGAGCGCTTCGGGCTCGCGGACACCGGCCCCAAGGCCGTACGGAAGTACAGCGGCGGCATGCGGCGGCGGCTCGACCTGGCCGCCTCGCTGATCACCGAACCGGAGGTGCTGTTCCTGGACGAGCCGACCACCGGTCTGGACCCGCGCGGCCGGGCCGAGGTCTGGGACTCGGTGCGCTCGCTGGTCGGCGGAGGCACGACGGTGCTGCTCACCACGCAGTACCTGGAGGAGGCGGATCAGCTGGCCGACCGGATCTCGGTGGTCGACCGGGGCCGGGTGGTCGCCGACGGCACCCCCGACGAGCTGAAGACCCGGGCCGGCCGGGACCGGATCGACGTGGTCGTACGGGACGGGGCGCGGCTCGACGAGGCGGTGCGGCTGCTCCCGTTCGGCCCGCGGGACGCGGAGGTGGACCGGGACCGGCGGCGGATCAGCGCCCCGGTGCGGGACCGGATGGCCTCGCTCGCCGAGACCGTGCGGGCCCTGGAGGCGGCGGGGATCGAGGCGGAGGACGTCGCCCTGCGGCGGCCGACGCTGGACGAGGTGTTCCTGCACCTCACCGGGCCGGGTGCCGAGCGGACCGAAGAGACGGAGGTGGCCGCATGA
- a CDS encoding ABC transporter permease, translating into MSAAYAVGDCWTMTRRELAHWARQPVQVIVGLVFPVMMLLMFGYLVGGGRAVEGDYVDFLVPGMLTLTMVFGLEGTMTAVTRDLDKGVIDRFRSMPMADGAVLVGRSAADMLQSAVGLLLMAGVGYAIGWRTHGGPGAFLGAMGLLLLLRFAMLWIGIHLALLAGRAELVQAVQILVWPFGFLSNAFAAPESMPGWLGAVVEWNPMSATATAVRELLGGPGGEPGWTGAALIWPLVLLAVFFPLAVRRFGRLGR; encoded by the coding sequence ATGAGCGCGGCGTACGCGGTGGGCGACTGCTGGACCATGACCCGGCGGGAGCTGGCGCACTGGGCGCGGCAGCCCGTCCAGGTGATCGTCGGCCTGGTCTTCCCGGTCATGATGCTGCTGATGTTCGGCTATCTGGTCGGCGGCGGGCGGGCCGTCGAGGGCGACTACGTCGACTTCCTCGTCCCGGGGATGCTCACGCTGACCATGGTCTTCGGCCTCGAAGGCACGATGACGGCGGTGACCCGCGACCTGGACAAGGGCGTGATCGACCGCTTCCGCTCGATGCCGATGGCCGACGGCGCGGTCCTCGTGGGGCGCTCCGCCGCCGACATGCTCCAGTCCGCGGTCGGGCTGCTGTTGATGGCGGGCGTCGGCTACGCGATCGGCTGGCGGACGCACGGCGGTCCCGGCGCGTTCCTCGGGGCGATGGGGCTGCTGCTCCTGCTGCGGTTCGCGATGCTCTGGATCGGCATCCACCTGGCGCTGCTGGCGGGCCGCGCGGAGCTGGTGCAGGCGGTGCAGATCCTGGTCTGGCCGTTCGGCTTCCTGTCCAACGCCTTCGCCGCGCCGGAGTCCATGCCGGGCTGGCTGGGCGCGGTCGTGGAGTGGAACCCCATGTCGGCGACGGCGACGGCGGTGCGGGAACTGCTCGGCGGCCCGGGCGGCGAACCGGGCTGGACCGGCGCCGCGCTGATCTGGCCGCTGGTCCTGCTCGCGGTCTTCTTCCCGCTGGCGGTACGGAGGTTCGGCCGGCTAGGCCGGTAG
- a CDS encoding glutamate decarboxylase, which produces MALHKGPADQETEHHRRLSFNPFYGEANPVGGMTEAPPRHRLPDGPLPPMSAYQLVHDELMLDGNSRLNLATFVTTWMEPQAGVLMAECRDKNMIDKDEYPRTAELERRCVSMLAHLWNAPDPSAVVGCSTTGSSEACMLAGMALKRRWTQRNADRYRGGARPNLVMGINVQVCWEKFCNFWEVEPRLVPMDGDRFHLDAETAAALCDENTIGVVAVLGSTFDGSYEPVADICAALDALQERTGIDVPVHVDGASGAMVAPFVDEDLVWDFRLPRVSSINTSGHKYGLVYPGVGWALWRSPAELPEELVFRVNYLGGDMPTFALNFSRPGAQVVAQYYTFLRLGREGYRAVQQTSRDVARGLSERIEAMGDFRLLTRGGELPVFAFTTAPDVTNFDVFDVSRRLRESGWLVPAYTFPKNREDLSVLRIVCRNGFSADLAGLLIEDLNLILPELRRQPRPFTHDKQAATSFHH; this is translated from the coding sequence GTGGCACTGCACAAGGGACCCGCCGACCAGGAGACCGAGCACCACCGCCGGCTCTCCTTCAACCCGTTCTACGGCGAGGCCAACCCCGTCGGCGGCATGACCGAGGCCCCGCCCCGCCACCGGCTCCCCGACGGTCCGCTGCCGCCCATGAGCGCCTATCAGCTGGTCCACGACGAGCTGATGCTCGACGGCAACTCCCGCCTCAACCTGGCCACCTTCGTCACCACCTGGATGGAGCCCCAGGCCGGGGTGCTGATGGCCGAGTGCCGCGACAAGAACATGATCGACAAGGACGAGTACCCGCGCACCGCCGAACTGGAGCGCCGCTGCGTCTCGATGCTCGCCCACCTGTGGAACGCCCCCGACCCGTCCGCCGTCGTCGGCTGTTCCACCACCGGCTCCAGCGAGGCCTGCATGCTCGCCGGGATGGCGCTCAAGCGCCGCTGGACCCAGCGCAACGCCGACCGCTACCGGGGCGGCGCCCGCCCCAACCTGGTGATGGGCATCAACGTCCAGGTCTGCTGGGAGAAGTTCTGCAACTTCTGGGAGGTCGAGCCCCGGCTCGTGCCCATGGACGGCGACCGCTTCCACCTCGACGCCGAGACCGCCGCCGCCCTCTGCGACGAGAACACCATCGGCGTCGTCGCCGTCCTCGGCTCCACCTTCGACGGCTCCTACGAACCGGTCGCCGACATCTGCGCCGCCCTCGACGCGCTCCAGGAACGGACCGGGATCGACGTCCCCGTCCACGTGGACGGGGCCTCCGGCGCCATGGTCGCCCCCTTCGTCGACGAGGACCTGGTCTGGGACTTCCGGCTCCCCCGGGTCTCCTCGATCAACACCTCCGGCCACAAGTACGGGCTCGTCTACCCCGGCGTCGGCTGGGCGCTGTGGCGCTCCCCCGCCGAACTTCCCGAGGAACTGGTCTTCCGGGTCAACTACCTGGGCGGCGACATGCCCACCTTCGCCCTCAACTTCTCCCGCCCGGGCGCCCAGGTGGTCGCGCAGTACTACACCTTCCTGCGGCTGGGCCGGGAGGGCTACCGGGCGGTCCAGCAGACCAGCCGGGACGTCGCCCGGGGCCTGTCCGAACGGATCGAGGCCATGGGCGACTTCCGGCTGCTGACCCGCGGCGGCGAACTCCCCGTCTTCGCCTTCACCACCGCGCCCGACGTGACCAACTTCGACGTCTTCGACGTCTCCCGGCGGCTGCGCGAGAGCGGCTGGCTGGTCCCCGCCTACACCTTCCCCAAGAACCGGGAGGACCTGTCGGTGCTGCGGATCGTCTGCCGCAACGGCTTCTCCGCCGACCTGGCGGGCCTGCTCATCGAGGACCTCAACCTGATCCTGCCCGAACTGCGCCGCCAGCCGCGCCCGTTCACCCACGACAAGCAGGCCGCGACGTCCTTCCACCACTGA
- a CDS encoding ion channel protein, with protein MATDTPAPEAPHRILLPQILPALVVGVGSALLFLGISAIAEQLQHVLWNTLPDALGIGNYSSLWMISMLTATGIAVGLVVWKVYGHAGGDPAEGGLGGAPIAVPVVPGLLIAATFGLAGGVSLGPENPTIVSAIALAFWIGTKLLPAVPGVLWVSLATAATFGALFGTPVAAALVLSEALAGQPGKGSLWDKLFAPLVAAGAGAMTTQLISDPSFDIGLPPLDDPGFGDLLAALIVATLAAAFGLLACYAFPYVHRAFGRLRHPMVMLPVGGLVLGLLGALGGHLTLFKGLEETRELAADIGVFGSGELAKLAVVKTLALLVAAASGFRGGRVFPAVFIGAAFGLCAQALVPEIHPAVAVSAGVLGILLATTRQGWVSLFVAAVLASSPSMVAVLCIAILPAWLVVTGRPVLELDEHGDSLR; from the coding sequence GTGGCCACCGATACTCCCGCCCCCGAGGCGCCCCACCGGATCCTGCTGCCCCAGATCCTGCCCGCCCTCGTGGTCGGCGTGGGCTCGGCCCTGCTGTTCCTCGGGATCAGCGCGATCGCCGAACAGCTCCAGCACGTCCTGTGGAACACCCTTCCGGACGCGCTCGGCATCGGGAACTACTCCTCGCTCTGGATGATCTCCATGCTGACCGCGACCGGCATCGCGGTCGGTCTCGTCGTGTGGAAGGTGTACGGGCACGCCGGCGGCGACCCGGCCGAGGGCGGGCTCGGCGGCGCGCCCATCGCCGTCCCGGTCGTCCCCGGCCTGCTCATCGCCGCCACCTTCGGACTGGCCGGCGGCGTCAGCCTCGGCCCGGAGAACCCGACGATCGTCTCCGCCATCGCCCTCGCCTTCTGGATCGGCACCAAGCTGCTGCCCGCCGTGCCGGGCGTCCTGTGGGTGTCGCTGGCCACCGCCGCCACCTTCGGCGCCCTGTTCGGCACCCCCGTGGCCGCCGCCCTCGTCCTCTCCGAGGCGCTGGCCGGACAGCCGGGCAAGGGTTCGCTGTGGGACAAGCTCTTCGCCCCGCTGGTGGCCGCCGGGGCCGGGGCCATGACCACCCAGCTGATCTCGGACCCCAGCTTCGACATCGGGCTGCCGCCGCTGGACGACCCCGGCTTCGGCGACCTCCTCGCCGCGCTGATCGTCGCCACCCTCGCCGCCGCCTTCGGCCTGCTCGCCTGTTACGCCTTCCCGTACGTCCACCGCGCCTTCGGCCGGCTCAGGCACCCCATGGTGATGCTGCCGGTCGGCGGGCTCGTCCTCGGTCTCCTCGGCGCGCTGGGCGGGCACCTGACCCTGTTCAAGGGCCTGGAGGAGACCCGGGAGCTCGCCGCCGACATCGGCGTGTTCGGCTCCGGCGAGCTGGCCAAGCTGGCCGTGGTCAAGACGCTCGCCCTGCTGGTCGCCGCGGCCAGCGGCTTCCGCGGCGGCCGGGTCTTCCCCGCCGTCTTCATCGGCGCCGCCTTCGGCCTGTGCGCCCAGGCGCTCGTCCCCGAGATCCACCCGGCGGTGGCCGTCTCCGCCGGCGTCCTCGGCATCCTGCTCGCCACCACCCGGCAGGGCTGGGTGAGCCTCTTCGTCGCCGCCGTGCTCGCCTCCTCCCCCTCGATGGTCGCCGTGCTCTGCATCGCGATCCTGCCCGCCTGGCTGGTCGTCACGGGCCGCCCGGTCCTCGAGCTCGACGAGCACGGCGACTCCCTCCGCTGA
- a CDS encoding MerR family transcriptional regulator, giving the protein MGYSVGQVAGFAGVTVRTLHHYDAIGLLSPGGRSPAGHRRYADADLDRLQQILFYRELGFPLEEVAVLLDDPRADPREHLRRQHRLLTERIGELRRMAAAVEHAMEARRMGINLTPEEKFEVFGHKGPERYAEESARRWGGTHTHEETQARVATYTKDDWQRMKEEVDAWGAAYGALMDAGGAPGSPAAMELAEAHRAHITKWFFDCHPKIHQGLAEMYVSDENFRAFYDSLHEGLAEHLREAIHANARRLAG; this is encoded by the coding sequence ATGGGCTACTCCGTGGGACAGGTGGCCGGCTTCGCCGGGGTCACGGTGCGCACCCTGCACCACTACGACGCGATCGGGCTGCTCTCGCCCGGCGGACGCAGCCCGGCGGGCCACCGCCGCTACGCCGACGCGGACCTCGACCGACTGCAGCAGATCCTGTTCTACCGGGAGCTCGGCTTCCCCCTCGAAGAGGTCGCCGTCCTCCTCGACGACCCCCGCGCCGACCCGCGGGAGCACCTGCGACGGCAGCACCGGCTGCTGACCGAGCGCATCGGGGAACTGCGACGGATGGCGGCGGCCGTCGAACACGCCATGGAGGCGCGACGCATGGGCATCAACCTCACCCCCGAAGAGAAGTTCGAGGTCTTCGGCCACAAGGGCCCCGAGCGGTACGCGGAGGAGTCCGCCCGCCGCTGGGGCGGCACCCACACCCACGAGGAGACGCAGGCCCGCGTCGCCACGTACACCAAGGACGACTGGCAGCGCATGAAGGAGGAGGTCGACGCCTGGGGCGCCGCCTACGGCGCCCTCATGGACGCGGGCGGGGCCCCCGGCTCCCCGGCCGCCATGGAGCTCGCCGAGGCCCACCGCGCCCACATCACGAAGTGGTTCTTCGACTGCCACCCGAAGATCCACCAGGGCCTCGCCGAGATGTACGTCTCCGACGAGAACTTCCGGGCCTTCTACGACTCCCTGCACGAGGGCCTGGCCGAGCACCTGCGCGAAGCGATCCACGCCAACGCCCGCCGCCTCGCCGGCTGA
- a CDS encoding YbjQ family protein — translation MGIDEYGGGQGPQSDVLVVTTNDVPGYEVRQVIGEVFGLTVRSRHLGSQIGAGLKSMIGGELKGLTKTLVQTRNQAMERLVEQAKARGANAVLMFRFDVTEAADVGTEVCAYGTAVVIAPRA, via the coding sequence ATGGGCATCGACGAGTACGGCGGCGGCCAGGGTCCCCAGTCGGATGTGCTGGTGGTCACGACGAACGACGTGCCGGGGTACGAGGTGCGCCAGGTGATCGGCGAGGTCTTCGGCCTGACCGTGCGCTCCCGGCATCTGGGCAGCCAGATCGGCGCGGGCCTGAAGTCGATGATCGGCGGTGAGCTGAAGGGTCTGACGAAGACCCTGGTGCAGACCCGCAACCAGGCGATGGAACGGCTGGTGGAGCAGGCGAAGGCGCGCGGCGCGAACGCGGTGCTGATGTTCCGCTTCGACGTCACGGAGGCCGCCGACGTGGGCACCGAGGTGTGCGCCTACGGGACCGCCGTGGTGATCGCGCCGCGCGCCTAG
- a CDS encoding DedA family protein: protein MNTLALGPSWLDPDYLIQTFGLIGVLVIVFAESGLLIGFFLPGDSLLFTTGLLVTTGKLDTPLWLVCTLIVAAAIIGDQVGYLFGRKVGPALFRRPDSKLFKQENVEKAHEFFEKHGPKSLILARFVPIVRTFTPIIAGVSRMNYRSFITFNIIGGVLWGAGVTLLGASLGKIDFVHKHIELILVAIVLISVVPIVIEYLRARAQSKKKQQAEGHGGGHDAPGTPNPPSERGRHAKR from the coding sequence GTGAACACGCTTGCCCTCGGACCGAGCTGGCTGGACCCGGACTATCTGATCCAGACCTTCGGTCTGATCGGAGTCCTCGTCATCGTCTTCGCCGAGTCCGGACTCCTCATCGGCTTCTTCCTGCCGGGCGACTCGCTCCTCTTCACCACAGGCCTCCTGGTCACCACGGGCAAGCTGGACACCCCGCTGTGGCTGGTCTGCACCCTGATCGTCGCCGCGGCGATCATCGGCGACCAGGTGGGCTACCTCTTCGGCCGCAAGGTCGGACCCGCCCTCTTCCGGCGCCCCGACTCCAAGCTCTTCAAGCAGGAGAACGTCGAGAAGGCGCACGAGTTCTTCGAGAAGCACGGCCCGAAGTCGCTGATCCTGGCCCGCTTCGTGCCGATCGTGCGCACCTTCACGCCGATCATCGCCGGTGTGAGCCGGATGAACTACCGCTCCTTCATCACCTTCAACATCATCGGCGGCGTCCTGTGGGGCGCCGGCGTGACCCTGCTCGGCGCCTCCCTCGGCAAGATCGACTTCGTGCACAAGCACATCGAGCTGATCCTCGTCGCGATCGTGCTGATCTCGGTCGTCCCGATCGTGATCGAGTACCTGCGGGCCCGCGCCCAGTCGAAGAAGAAGCAGCAGGCCGAGGGCCACGGCGGCGGCCACGACGCCCCCGGCACCCCGAACCCGCCGTCCGAGCGCGGCCGCCACGCCAAGCGCTGA
- a CDS encoding threonine/serine ThrE exporter family protein, protein MVAKPDGPERDPEDRKPPSDEARSAFAPPTGVEQPAPPEEEHPTSEFALPEGLAPEPPAEQEGSAFAPPSTYSAKSSPPAFTPAYGVPMVRLAQDAPWQDRMRTMLRLPVGERPVPESPRKEDETGPSVPRVLDLTLRIGELLLAGGEGAEDVEAAMFAICRAYGLDRCEPTVTFTLLSITYQPSLVDDPVTANRTVRRRGTDYTRLAAVYQLLADINTGAHDVTPEEAYRRLAEIRRNRHPYPGWVLTAAAGLLAGAASVLLGGGPTVFFVAALGAVLGDRLAWLCAGRGLPEFYQFLVAAMPPAAMGVALTLLHADLRPSAVITGGLFALIPGRALVAAVQDGLTGFYITASARLLEVGYFFVAIVVGVLSVLYLAVQFGAQLNPEGALRPVERPVTQIVASMVLCATFAILLQQSRATVLFATLNGGVAWVIYASIAVTAGGSTVMATAVAAGLVGLFGQLIARYHHTSSLPYVTAAIGPLLPGSATYFGVLAIAQNNLDGGFASLAKAAALALAIAIGVNLGSELARLFMQAPGAAAARRAAKRTRGF, encoded by the coding sequence GTGGTGGCGAAGCCGGACGGTCCGGAGCGGGACCCGGAGGACCGGAAGCCGCCCTCGGACGAGGCGCGCAGCGCCTTCGCCCCGCCGACCGGGGTCGAGCAGCCCGCGCCGCCGGAGGAGGAGCACCCGACCTCCGAGTTCGCCCTTCCGGAGGGGCTCGCGCCGGAGCCGCCCGCGGAGCAGGAAGGTTCCGCCTTCGCTCCGCCCTCGACGTACTCGGCGAAGAGCTCCCCGCCGGCGTTCACGCCCGCGTACGGGGTGCCGATGGTCCGGCTGGCGCAGGACGCGCCCTGGCAGGACCGGATGCGGACGATGCTGCGGCTGCCGGTGGGTGAGCGGCCGGTGCCGGAGTCGCCGCGCAAGGAGGACGAGACCGGTCCTTCGGTGCCGCGCGTGCTCGACCTGACCCTGCGCATCGGCGAGCTGCTGCTCGCGGGCGGCGAGGGGGCGGAGGACGTCGAGGCGGCGATGTTCGCGATCTGCCGCGCCTACGGGCTCGACCGGTGCGAGCCGACGGTCACGTTCACGCTGCTGTCGATCACGTACCAGCCGTCGCTGGTGGACGACCCGGTGACGGCGAACCGCACGGTCCGGCGCCGGGGCACCGACTACACCCGCCTCGCGGCCGTCTACCAGCTGCTCGCGGACATCAACACGGGTGCGCACGACGTGACGCCGGAGGAGGCGTACCGGCGGCTGGCGGAGATACGGCGCAACCGGCACCCGTATCCCGGCTGGGTGCTCACGGCGGCGGCCGGGCTGCTGGCCGGGGCCGCGTCGGTGCTGCTGGGCGGTGGGCCGACGGTGTTCTTCGTGGCGGCGCTGGGCGCGGTGCTCGGCGACCGGCTGGCGTGGCTGTGCGCGGGGCGCGGGCTGCCGGAGTTCTACCAGTTCCTGGTGGCGGCGATGCCGCCGGCGGCGATGGGGGTGGCGCTGACGCTGCTGCACGCCGATCTGCGGCCCTCGGCGGTCATCACGGGTGGCCTGTTCGCCCTGATCCCGGGGCGGGCGCTGGTGGCGGCCGTGCAGGACGGTCTGACCGGCTTCTACATCACGGCCTCGGCCCGGCTGCTGGAGGTCGGCTACTTCTTCGTGGCGATCGTGGTGGGCGTGCTGTCGGTGCTGTACCTGGCGGTGCAGTTCGGGGCGCAGCTGAATCCGGAGGGGGCGCTGCGGCCGGTCGAGCGGCCGGTGACGCAGATCGTGGCGTCGATGGTGCTGTGCGCGACCTTCGCGATCCTGCTGCAGCAGTCGCGGGCGACGGTGCTGTTCGCGACGCTGAACGGCGGGGTGGCCTGGGTGATCTACGCGTCGATCGCGGTGACCGCGGGCGGCTCGACGGTGATGGCGACGGCGGTGGCGGCCGGTCTGGTGGGTCTGTTCGGGCAGCTGATCGCCCGCTACCACCACACCTCGTCGCTGCCGTACGTGACGGCGGCGATCGGTCCGCTGCTGCCCGGTTCGGCGACGTACTTCGGGGTGCTCGCGATCGCGCAGAACAACCTGGACGGGGGCTTCGCCTCGCTGGCGAAGGCGGCGGCGCTGGCCCTGGCGATCGCGATCGGGGTGAACCTCGGGAGCGAGCTGGCCCGCCTCTTCATGCAGGCCCCGGGTGCGGCGGCGGCCCGCCGGGCGGCGAAGCGGACCAGGGGCTTCTAG